A region of Carassius auratus strain Wakin chromosome 23, ASM336829v1, whole genome shotgun sequence DNA encodes the following proteins:
- the LOC113041258 gene encoding E3 ubiquitin-protein ligase TRIM21, with protein sequence MASSGDPLNEELQCSICLDVFNDPVTTPCGHNFCRTCLNKCWKTNPRCFCPNCNAIFHKRPHLKINTTLREVVQHFKEKLKLETPEVFCDICDESKQKALKSCLVCQSSYCEAHLKPHHRVPRLKKHTLINAVENLEHYICQKHERPLELFCRDDQTCVCLSCTEGDHRNHSTVPIKEEIQEKKHQIVKTQTYLQQMIEDRMKKTQEIMLSVEMRKKEKSTSDELFTDLSRSFESFKSELLDKMEKQQKSTEKQAKDLIKELQQEISELKRRHIELEQLSKTEDDLHLLQMYSSICTSTRTKNWTEISTDFNTNVCTLNKALIQLKEFEIAHKSLGQTVLKMMQQYAVDVTLDPDTSHHELILSQDGKQVLHGNVKQSLPNYPKRFDSCLDILGKEAFSSGKFYFEVQVKGKTEWDLGVARESINRKGKVRLSPEDGCWTLVLRNENQYKACENPCVSLSQRETLEKVGVFVDYEEGLVSFYDVGSSSHIYSFTGQSFTDKLYPFLSPCYNDEGKNSSPLILSPVLSNK encoded by the exons ATGGCATCCTCCGGTGATCCACTAAATGAGGAGCTCCAGTGCTCCATCTGTCTGGATGTGTTCAATGATCCGGTCACCactccatgtggacacaacttctgcaGAACCTGCCTGAACAAATGCTGGAAAACCAATCCACGCTGTTTCTGCCCAAATTGTAATGCAATATTCCACAAAAGACCTCATCTCAAGATTAATACAACACTCAGAGAGGTTGTACAACACTTTAAGGAGAAGCTTAAACTAGAAACACCTGAGGTGTTCTGTGACATCTGCGATGAAAGTAAGCAGAAAGCCCTTAAGAGCTGCTTGGTGTGTCAAAGCTCTTACTGTGAAGCTCACCTGAAACCTCATCACAGAGTCCCACGTCTAAAGAAACACACACTGATCAATGCTGTGGAGAATCTGGAGCATTATATATGCCAGAAACACGAGAGACCATTGGAGTTGTTCTGCAGAGAtgaccagacgtgtgtgtgtctgtcctgcACTGAAGGTGACCACAGAAATCACAGCACTGTTCCTATAAAAGAGGAGATTCAAGAGAAGAAG CATCAGATCGTTAAGACGCAGACATATTTGCAGCAGATGATCGAGGACAGAATGAAGAAGACTCAAGAGATCATGCTCTCAGTAGAGATGAGAAAG AAAGAGAAATCAACCAGTGATGAGCTCTTCACTGATCTAAGCCGCTCCTTTGAGAGTTTTAAGTCTGAGCTGCTGGACAAAATGGAGAAGCAGCAGAAATCAACAGAGAAACAGGCCAAAGATCTTATTAAAGAGCTGCAGCAGGAAATCTCTGAGCTAAAGAGGAGACACATTGAGCTGGAACAGCTCTCAAAGACTGAGGATGATCTCCACCTCCTACAG ATGTACTCATCCATTTGCACTTCTACACGAACTAAAAACTGGACAGAGATCAGTACTGACTTTAATACGAATGTGTGCACTCTCAATAAAGCTCTAATTCAGCTGAAGGAATTTGAAATTGCACATAAAAGTCTTGGCCAAACTG TGTTGAAGATGATGCAGCAGTATGCAG TGGACGTGACTCTAGATCCCGATACATCTCATCATGAACTCATCTTGTCTCAGGATGGAAAACAGGTCCTTCATGGAAACGTTAAACAGAGCCTTCCTAACTATCCAAAGAGATTTGATTCATGTTTAGATATTCTGGGAAAAGAGGCTTTCTCTTCAGGgaaattttattttgaggtgcaggtgaaggGCAAGACTGAGTGGGATTTAGGAGTGGCCAGAGAATCCATCAATAGGAAGGGGAAGGTCAGACTGAGTCCTGAGGATGGATGCTGGACTTTGGTTCTGAGGAATGAGAATCAATATAAAGCTTGTGAAAATCCCTGTGTCTCTTTGTCTCAGAGAGAGACGCTTGAGAAGGTtggtgtgtttgtggattatgaggagGGTCTGGTCTCTTTTTATGACGTGGGGTCCAGCTCTCATATCTACTCTTTCACTGGTCAGTCTTTCACTGACAAACTCTATCCATTCCTCAGCCCATGTTATAATGATGAAGGTAAAAACTCAAGCCCACTGATCCTTTCACCTGtcctttcaaataaatga